In a genomic window of Pelecanus crispus isolate bPelCri1 chromosome 1, bPelCri1.pri, whole genome shotgun sequence:
- the SOWAHC gene encoding ankyrin repeat domain-containing protein SOWAHC, with protein sequence MAEPAELRQESVVAFLAARGGRARNAELLEHFREWVNPPEPDRRAAARHRFKEQVNAVATVRQEPGTGVKYVHLRRRYCAPEPPALSPGKEEAAAAVGDSAERPSPPPSPRAGAEEAPPLPPAGEDAGSRPQPAGRGAEPPRPGPAAGGGQRKGSRRGPLAGRGGGGEEAAVAAGPGRPPPAEEAGAAAQGGGRRGLREAARGGSPQLKRGALPGGSRGRDSDSGSVASSSAEEEGSTTGAVALDPLEHAWMLSASDGRWESLEGLLSCEPALLCKRDFITGFTVLHWAAKHGRQELLATLVNFAQRHQLPVDINARTSGGHTALHIAAMHGHAEVVKLLVGAYDADVDIRDYSGRKAAQYLHQGTSGDMRSLVGALEEEEEEEEGAAGNGSGRWRLSKVLPSNLMSYRLSHHHHHHHHHSAGEEAEGTEGAAVPGKGKEMTRKASGSGRMKPRLNKIRFRTQIIHNTPSFRGDTEEEEHEEKSLKASFKLRPKSNVFG encoded by the coding sequence ATGGCGGAGCCGGCGGAGCTGCGGCAGGAGTCGGTGGTGGCGTTCctggcggcgcggggcgggcgggcgcgcaacgcggagctgctggagcattTCCGGGAGTGGGTCAACCCCCCGGAGCCCgaccgccgcgccgccgcccgccaccgCTTCAAGGAGCAGGTCAACGCCGTGGCCACCGTGCGCCAGGAGCCCGGCACCGGCGTCAAGTACGTGCACCTCCGCCGCCGGTACTGcgccccggagccccccgccctGAGCCCCGGgaaggaggaggcggcggcggcggtgggggaCAGCGCGGAGCGGCCGagcccgccgccctccccgcgggcgggcgctgAGGaggcgccgccgctgccgccggcgggCGAGGATGCCGGCAGCCGCCCTCagcccgcggggcggggggctgagccgccccggccgggcccggcggcgggcggaggccAGCGGAAGGGCTCCCGGCGGGGGCCGCTGGCCGGGCGCGGCGGAGGCGGCGAGGAGGCTGCGGTagcggcgggcccggggcggcctCCGCCGGCggaggaggcgggggcggcggcgcaggggggcggccgccggggcctgcgggaggcggcgcgggggggctcGCCCCAGCTGAAGCGCGGCGCCCTGCCCGGGGGGAGCCGCGGCCGCGACTCGGACAGCGGCTCGGTGGCCTCGTCCTCCGCCGAGGAGGAGGGGAGCACCACCGGCGCCGTGGCCCTGGACCCGCTGGAGCACGCCTGGATGCTGTCGGCCTCGGACGGGCGGTGGGAGAGCCTGGAGGGGCTGCTGAGCTGCGAGCCGGCGCTGCTCTGCAAGCGGGACTTCATCACCGGCTTCACGGTGCTGCACTGGGCCGCCAAGCACGGgcggcaggagctgctggccacGCTGGTCAACTTCGCCCAGCGGCACCAGCTGCCCGTGGACATCAACGCCCGCACCAGCGGCGGGCACACCGCGCTGCACATAGCCGCCATGCACGGCCACGCCGAGGTGGTGAAGCTGCTGGTAGGAGCCTACGACGCCGACGTGGACATCCGCGACTACAGCGGGCGCAAGGCCGCCCAGTACCTTCACCAGGGCACCTCCGGGGACATGCGGAGCCTCGTGGGggccctggaggaggaggaggaggaggaggaaggggccgCCGGCAATGGGAGCGGGCGCTGGAGGCTCTCCAAGGTGTTGCCCTCCAACCTCATGAGCTACCGgctctcccaccaccaccaccaccaccaccatcacagCGCGGGGGAGGAAGCTGAGGGCACCGAAGGGGCAGCGGTGCCAGGCAAGGGCAAGGAGATGACCAGGAAAGCCTCCGGTAGCGGGCGGATGAAGCCTCGGCTTAATAAGATCCGCTTCAGGACTCAGATCATCCACAACACGCCCTCCTTTCGCGGTGACACCGAGGAAGAAGAGCACGAGGAGAAATCCTTGAAAGCGTCGTTCAAGCTCAGGCCGAAGTCCAATGTCTTTGGATAA